One genomic window of Campylobacter curvus includes the following:
- a CDS encoding Fur family transcriptional regulator: MENFERFYQHLSSFMSEFNHKNSHIKENILSILYRSQTHLSAQDIQTEFSKIYAQSISLPTIYALLNFLDECRLCNSYDDGGIKKYELNLKAHHDHLICEKCGKVVEFHDEDIEQRQELICKEKNFEAVAHTMVLYGVCADCQKTNG, translated from the coding sequence ATGGAAAATTTCGAGCGTTTTTATCAGCATTTATCAAGCTTCATGAGCGAATTCAACCACAAAAATTCTCACATAAAAGAAAATATCTTGTCCATTTTATATCGCTCGCAGACGCACCTTAGCGCCCAAGACATCCAGACGGAATTTAGCAAAATTTACGCTCAAAGCATATCGCTTCCTACTATATATGCGCTCTTAAATTTCCTAGACGAATGCCGTTTATGCAACAGCTACGATGATGGCGGCATAAAAAAATACGAACTGAATTTAAAAGCCCATCACGATCACCTCATCTGCGAGAAATGCGGCAAGGTCGTGGAATTTCACGACGAGGACATAGAGCAAAGACAAGAGTTGATCTGTAAAGAGAAAAATTTCGAGGCGGTAGCGCACACGATGGTGCTTTACGGCGTCTGCGCAGACTGTCAAAAAACAAACGGGTAA
- a CDS encoding aspartate aminotransferase family protein — MYLMNTYARADVGFKFGRGATLFDERGRDYIDFAAGIGVNALGYANKKIISAVTKQAQNLLHTSNIYHIKPQEKLAKEISKQLGYKTYAFFCNSGAEANECAIKLARKYGARNFKEKKYEIISLGSSFHGRTLATLQATGQDKFHPEIFAPYMDGFKFFDTIEEATKNISDKTVGVMIELVQGEGGIKAFEKEAVKKLAKTLKERKLLLITDEVQCGVYRTGEFVTSKIYGIKPDVITFAKALGGGVGIGACASRKNVFEPGDHGSTFGGNFLATASGLATLKELKRLKKEGKLDEISAKFNEHLDELVKKFPKIFVKKQGIGMMLGLVLQDGVDLAKIIRLALKNRVLVLRSGTKTLRFLPPLNISKKEMKEGFSRLAKALGEYEI, encoded by the coding sequence ATGTATCTGATGAATACCTATGCTAGAGCCGATGTGGGCTTTAAATTTGGCCGCGGTGCGACGCTATTTGACGAGAGAGGGCGAGATTATATCGATTTTGCAGCGGGTATCGGCGTAAATGCCCTTGGATACGCAAATAAAAAGATAATCTCCGCCGTCACAAAGCAGGCGCAAAATCTGCTGCATACCTCAAACATCTACCATATAAAGCCGCAAGAGAAGCTGGCCAAAGAAATTTCAAAGCAGCTTGGCTACAAAACTTATGCCTTTTTTTGTAACTCGGGAGCCGAAGCTAACGAATGCGCGATAAAGCTCGCCAGGAAATACGGCGCGCGAAATTTCAAAGAGAAAAAATACGAGATCATATCCCTTGGCAGCTCCTTTCACGGCCGCACTCTAGCGACATTGCAAGCGACCGGGCAGGATAAATTTCACCCTGAGATCTTCGCTCCTTATATGGATGGGTTTAAATTTTTTGACACGATCGAGGAGGCTACCAAAAACATAAGCGATAAAACAGTCGGCGTGATGATAGAGCTCGTGCAAGGCGAAGGCGGTATAAAGGCGTTTGAAAAAGAGGCGGTGAAAAAGCTGGCTAAAACGCTCAAAGAACGCAAGTTGCTTCTCATCACGGACGAGGTGCAGTGCGGAGTTTATCGCACGGGCGAGTTCGTCACGAGTAAAATTTACGGTATAAAGCCTGATGTCATCACCTTTGCAAAGGCTCTTGGCGGAGGCGTGGGCATCGGCGCTTGCGCGAGCAGGAAAAATGTGTTTGAGCCCGGTGATCACGGCTCGACCTTTGGAGGCAACTTCCTAGCTACCGCAAGCGGACTTGCCACTTTAAAAGAGCTAAAAAGGCTCAAAAAAGAGGGCAAACTAGATGAAATTTCGGCAAAATTTAATGAGCATTTAGACGAGCTCGTCAAAAAATTCCCTAAAATTTTCGTCAAAAAGCAAGGCATAGGCATGATGCTGGGGCTTGTTTTACAAGACGGCGTCGATCTGGCAAAGATTATCCGTCTAGCCCTGAAAAATCGCGTGCTCGTGCTTCGCTCCGGTACTAAAACGCTTAGGTTTTTGCCACCTCTAAACATCAGTAAAAAAGAGATGAAAGAGGGCTTTAGCAGGCTAGCCAAGGCGCTTGGCGAGTATGAAATTTAG
- a CDS encoding ferritin-like domain-containing protein, translated as MHDELLSAAYISEKNAQILYESVSAFGEIFSEISSIRSGAIELIKKYAQAKGLKLDDADAPNAFLTPNSFEDALICALNYEIQLNKMYENFTSDLDDEELKDLFFRLWATSNNEYIPALKQNLARCLNKKTQAKEEANLENLGQNLLQGGYENILNEYQKSFNEMSEGLQSIASGNADKAQLAKILNNPNFSFFSGLALGALGISMMDKISQKDKSDE; from the coding sequence GTGCATGACGAGCTTTTGAGTGCAGCTTACATAAGCGAAAAAAACGCACAAATTTTATATGAGAGCGTAAGCGCATTTGGCGAAATTTTTAGCGAGATATCATCTATAAGAAGCGGTGCGATCGAGCTTATCAAAAAATACGCCCAAGCAAAAGGCCTAAAGCTCGATGACGCTGATGCACCAAATGCGTTTTTGACGCCAAATAGCTTTGAAGATGCGCTTATTTGCGCGCTAAACTATGAGATACAGCTAAATAAAATGTATGAAAATTTCACCTCGGATCTAGACGACGAGGAGCTAAAAGATCTGTTTTTCAGGCTCTGGGCTACATCAAATAACGAATACATCCCAGCTTTAAAGCAAAATTTAGCCCGTTGTCTAAACAAAAAAACGCAGGCGAAAGAGGAGGCGAATCTAGAAAATTTAGGTCAAAATTTACTTCAAGGCGGATATGAAAATATCTTGAACGAATATCAAAAAAGCTTTAACGAGATGAGCGAGGGTTTGCAAAGTATCGCGAGCGGCAACGCTGACAAAGCGCAGCTTGCTAAAATTTTGAATAATCCGAATTTCTCGTTTTTCAGCGGTCTGGCGCTTGGAGCGCTTGGCATTTCTATGATGGATAAAATTTCACAAAAGGATAAATCTGATGAATAA
- a CDS encoding lipid-binding SYLF domain-containing protein: MKKIFAFLCTISLFCGISNADIIQNQKVKNTINILNSFGLRNLHGNEKFKDIKAIAIIPDVAKSAFVVSGAKGEGIFVAKNDDGEWSSPVFINYTAAGIGAQAGISSADTIILFKNSQAYARLFNGKDTISINAEATAGIGEGSGVTTDLPEISAFIVDRTKTSGAFIGVGIDLGRITTNRQQTNDYYERMYDYEDLYNNSPKMNKYTLKLHEIINKYFL, encoded by the coding sequence ATGAAAAAAATTTTTGCATTTTTATGCACGATCTCTTTGTTTTGCGGTATATCAAACGCCGACATCATACAAAACCAAAAGGTCAAAAATACGATAAACATACTAAATTCTTTCGGTTTGCGAAATTTACACGGCAACGAAAAATTTAAAGATATCAAAGCTATCGCGATAATCCCTGACGTAGCGAAGAGCGCATTTGTCGTCTCCGGTGCTAAAGGAGAAGGGATATTCGTAGCTAAAAACGACGATGGCGAGTGGTCGAGCCCCGTTTTCATAAACTATACGGCAGCAGGCATCGGAGCACAAGCGGGCATAAGCTCTGCGGATACGATCATTTTGTTTAAAAACTCACAGGCCTACGCAAGGCTCTTTAACGGCAAAGACACTATCAGCATAAACGCAGAAGCTACCGCCGGCATAGGAGAAGGCTCTGGTGTAACGACCGATCTGCCTGAAATTTCAGCATTTATAGTAGATAGGACTAAAACAAGCGGCGCTTTTATCGGGGTAGGTATAGATCTTGGCAGGATCACCACCAACAGGCAACAAACAAACGACTACTACGAAAGGATGTATGACTACGAGGATCTTTACAACAACAGCCCGAAAATGAACAAATACACGCTAAAACTTCACGAGATAATAAACAAGTATTTTCTATAA
- the glyS gene encoding glycine--tRNA ligase subunit beta translates to MKKDLLIEIGVEELPAIPFLRELPNIEAKWRAILTEYKLESEFKFYYTPRRLVFFHENFALNQPDSVAEFVGAPKQVALKDSAFTQAALSFAKKCGIDESELKFKEIGGKEVLYYERQLKGEASVKLLGDMIEKFLLSLNFGKSMRWGSGEFEFIRPIRSFLCLFGGEVVQFNKFGIESGNGTYPHRSISYDKSLVNSADEYFSGMRARGIVLDASERRSIILAQFKELEKGGIDIQIDEDLLDEVVAITEYPTALLGEFETEFLEVPSEVIITSMKENQRYFPVFKNGKLSNHFVVVSNALAKDGVLIVKGNEKVLRARLSDAMFFWRSDLKAEFSPDKLKNITYLKELGSLYDKELREAKIADELANLYENELKNEVGGEFRAKLNRTVMLAKADLTTQMVYEFTELQGVMGAYYARAKGEEDVIVTAIREQYLPDGEDAPCPSSVFSSVVALANKLDTLIGLFSVGKIPSGTKDPFALRRAANGVIKIVLAHGLKFDISSVLKALSTQYKSFDISLLENFILDRLYTFFDTNPSIVKACINSGKRDILQLTKAVEAMSEISSKPNFKELFSTFKRLANIIKDVDVGTVDENLLQTSEERALNEGFKALKNSPDLQARLNELFGLKGEIDAFFDNVMINVDDEKIRKNRIAVIGQIYKSFLEIADIKEISL, encoded by the coding sequence ATGAAAAAGGATCTATTGATCGAGATAGGAGTCGAGGAGCTTCCCGCGATCCCGTTTTTAAGGGAGCTGCCAAACATCGAGGCAAAGTGGCGAGCCATCCTGACCGAGTATAAGCTAGAAAGCGAGTTTAAATTTTACTACACGCCGCGTCGTTTGGTGTTTTTTCATGAAAATTTTGCCCTCAATCAACCAGACAGCGTGGCTGAATTTGTCGGTGCGCCAAAGCAAGTCGCGCTAAAAGACAGTGCTTTCACTCAAGCCGCGCTTAGCTTTGCTAAAAAATGCGGTATCGATGAGAGCGAGCTGAAATTTAAAGAGATCGGCGGTAAAGAGGTGCTTTACTACGAGAGGCAGCTAAAAGGCGAGGCCAGTGTTAAGCTGCTTGGCGACATGATAGAGAAATTTCTGCTTAGCCTGAATTTTGGCAAATCCATGCGCTGGGGCAGCGGTGAGTTCGAGTTTATCCGCCCGATACGATCGTTTTTGTGTCTGTTTGGCGGCGAGGTCGTGCAATTTAACAAATTTGGCATTGAGAGCGGCAACGGCACCTATCCGCACAGAAGCATCAGCTACGATAAGAGCTTGGTAAATAGCGCCGATGAATATTTTAGCGGTATGAGGGCGCGCGGCATCGTACTTGACGCGAGCGAGCGCAGGAGCATCATTTTAGCGCAGTTTAAAGAGCTCGAAAAAGGCGGCATCGATATCCAGATCGACGAGGACTTGCTAGATGAGGTCGTGGCGATCACAGAGTATCCGACGGCGCTTTTAGGCGAGTTCGAGACTGAATTTTTAGAGGTGCCAAGCGAGGTCATAATCACCTCGATGAAAGAAAATCAGCGCTATTTCCCGGTGTTTAAAAACGGCAAGCTGAGCAACCATTTCGTAGTCGTCAGTAACGCCCTCGCAAAAGACGGCGTACTCATCGTAAAAGGCAACGAAAAGGTGCTTCGCGCGCGCCTTAGCGATGCGATGTTCTTTTGGAGGAGCGATCTAAAGGCGGAATTTAGCCCTGATAAGCTAAAAAATATAACCTATCTAAAGGAGCTTGGCAGCCTTTATGACAAAGAGCTTAGAGAGGCAAAGATAGCTGACGAGCTTGCAAATTTATACGAAAATGAGCTTAAAAACGAGGTGGGAGGGGAATTTAGAGCCAAGCTAAACCGCACGGTGATGCTCGCAAAGGCTGATCTCACGACACAGATGGTATATGAATTTACCGAGCTTCAGGGCGTCATGGGTGCGTATTATGCCCGTGCTAAGGGTGAGGAGGACGTGATAGTCACGGCTATACGCGAGCAATATCTGCCTGACGGCGAGGATGCACCGTGCCCGTCGAGCGTTTTTAGCTCGGTCGTGGCGCTCGCAAATAAACTAGACACGCTGATAGGGCTTTTTAGCGTGGGTAAAATCCCAAGCGGCACGAAAGATCCGTTCGCACTTCGTCGTGCGGCAAACGGCGTCATCAAGATCGTTTTGGCTCATGGCCTAAAATTTGACATATCAAGCGTGCTAAAGGCGCTTTCAACGCAGTATAAGAGCTTTGATATCAGCTTGCTGGAAAATTTCATCCTTGATAGGCTTTATACATTTTTTGATACCAATCCTTCGATAGTAAAGGCTTGCATAAATAGCGGCAAACGCGATATCTTGCAGCTTACAAAGGCGGTAGAGGCGATGAGTGAAATTTCAAGTAAGCCAAATTTCAAAGAGCTATTTTCCACATTTAAGCGCCTGGCAAATATCATAAAAGATGTCGATGTGGGCACAGTCGATGAAAATTTGCTTCAGACAAGCGAGGAGCGCGCACTAAACGAGGGCTTTAAAGCGCTAAAAAACAGTCCCGATCTTCAGGCGCGCCTTAACGAGCTCTTTGGTCTAAAGGGCGAAATAGACGCGTTTTTCGATAATGTCATGATAAACGTAGACGATGAAAAGATCCGTAAAAATCGTATCGCAGTGATCGGTCAAATTTACAAAAGCTTCTTAGAGATAGCCGATATCAAAGAGATAAGTTTGTGA
- a CDS encoding heavy metal translocating P-type ATPase: MKHKNNVRIAHQSKNRVRIICENITDTSDVSAIEATITERTSAKSVRVNKYAKSVIVEFDSGLDKILEFISNFDMPKKTKDTSQPSKVNIYKAGAALAVTPFITNTKAKTAIGLYSAAPNLIEGAKELKNEGVTSKVLEAMAIGTSLALGDHLAANSTNLMINIGEYMEESASHRSDDLIKELAKPNIEEVWIEKREKDGSKTLHKVKTQNVKKGDIVVVGAGETIGIDGYIVEGNASVNQVSMTGEAEPVPKARGDRVISGTVVDEGRIKIWAENVGSETATARIKEYIQSSLNEKSNVGLKATKLADKLVPVTLSLAGASYLINKDMNSVASVLQADYSCALKLATPVAFKSSISKAGRNGILIKGAKAIEALSMADTFVFDKTGTLTHGRLSVVQIYSFKKGFSEADILNLTASAEEHYFHPVAEAIVEAANKRGFSHIHHDEVEFIVAHGVKTLMHGKEVVIGSRHFLEDDEMIDFSAHDEMIASSLKSGLTLLYVGYNKELVGVIAMKDDMRENAKDMVARLRGLGVKEIVMLSGDIKSKAEEVAKELGLDKVFAECLPTDKAHIIETLKNEGKNVAFIGDGINDAPSLTKANVGISMHKGADIAKATADISLLKDDIMSVALAKELANNTMKLIGANFRSTVGINTAILGAATFGMLNPIATAVLHNGTTIWLLLNSMKGVKFGK, from the coding sequence TTGAAGCACAAAAATAACGTGCGTATCGCTCATCAAAGCAAAAATCGCGTTCGCATCATTTGCGAAAACATAACCGATACTAGCGATGTGAGCGCCATAGAGGCCACGATAACCGAGCGCACGAGTGCTAAAAGTGTGCGCGTAAACAAATACGCAAAAAGCGTGATCGTAGAATTTGACTCCGGGCTCGATAAAATTTTGGAATTTATCTCAAATTTTGACATGCCCAAAAAGACAAAGGATACATCACAGCCAAGCAAAGTAAATATCTATAAAGCTGGTGCAGCGCTTGCTGTAACGCCATTTATCACAAACACCAAGGCCAAAACGGCGATCGGGCTTTACAGCGCAGCTCCAAATCTGATAGAGGGAGCAAAAGAGCTTAAAAACGAAGGCGTCACTTCCAAAGTTTTGGAGGCTATGGCGATAGGAACGAGCCTGGCGCTAGGCGATCATCTCGCGGCAAATAGCACGAATTTGATGATAAATATCGGCGAATACATGGAGGAGAGCGCCTCTCACAGAAGCGACGATCTCATCAAAGAGCTGGCTAAGCCAAATATCGAAGAGGTCTGGATCGAAAAGCGCGAGAAAGACGGCTCTAAAACGCTACATAAAGTAAAAACGCAAAACGTCAAAAAAGGCGATATAGTCGTAGTCGGAGCCGGTGAAACTATCGGTATAGACGGCTACATCGTCGAGGGAAACGCAAGCGTCAATCAAGTCTCGATGACAGGCGAAGCCGAGCCCGTGCCAAAAGCAAGAGGCGACCGCGTCATAAGCGGCACGGTCGTCGATGAAGGTCGTATCAAAATTTGGGCTGAAAACGTAGGCAGCGAGACTGCGACCGCGCGCATAAAAGAGTATATCCAAAGCTCTTTAAATGAAAAATCAAACGTCGGGCTAAAAGCGACCAAACTAGCCGACAAGCTAGTGCCGGTGACGCTCTCGCTAGCGGGCGCTTCGTATCTTATAAACAAAGATATGAACAGCGTCGCGAGCGTGCTTCAGGCCGATTACTCCTGCGCGCTGAAGCTCGCCACGCCGGTAGCGTTTAAGTCAAGCATCTCAAAAGCCGGCAGGAACGGCATCCTGATAAAAGGCGCAAAGGCGATCGAGGCGCTAAGCATGGCGGACACCTTTGTCTTTGACAAAACCGGCACGCTGACACACGGACGCCTGAGCGTAGTGCAAATTTACTCTTTTAAAAAGGGATTTAGCGAGGCTGACATACTAAATTTGACAGCAAGCGCCGAGGAGCATTATTTCCACCCGGTCGCAGAGGCTATCGTGGAGGCGGCAAACAAGCGCGGTTTTAGCCATATCCATCACGACGAGGTCGAATTCATCGTCGCTCACGGCGTAAAGACCCTTATGCACGGCAAAGAGGTCGTCATCGGCAGCAGACACTTTTTAGAGGATGACGAGATGATCGACTTCAGCGCGCATGATGAGATGATCGCCAGCTCGCTAAAAAGCGGGCTTACGCTGCTTTACGTGGGCTACAACAAAGAGCTAGTAGGCGTGATCGCTATGAAAGACGATATGCGCGAAAACGCAAAAGATATGGTAGCACGCCTAAGAGGCCTCGGAGTAAAAGAGATCGTGATGCTAAGCGGCGATATAAAAAGCAAGGCCGAAGAGGTCGCAAAAGAGCTGGGCCTTGACAAGGTCTTTGCCGAGTGCTTGCCCACAGACAAGGCTCACATCATCGAAACGCTAAAAAATGAGGGCAAAAATGTCGCTTTCATAGGCGATGGCATAAACGATGCGCCAAGCCTTACAAAGGCAAATGTCGGCATCAGCATGCACAAGGGCGCTGACATCGCAAAGGCGACAGCTGATATCAGTCTTTTAAAGGACGACATAATGAGCGTCGCGCTGGCAAAGGAGCTCGCCAACAACACGATGAAGCTCATCGGGGCAAATTTCCGCTCGACAGTAGGCATAAACACGGCGATCCTCGGGGCAGCGACATTTGGTATGCTAAATCCTATCGCGACAGCCGTGCTTCATAACGGTACGACGATATGGCTGCTGCTAAATTCAATGAAAGGTGTAAAATTTGGCAAATAA
- a CDS encoding endonuclease/exonuclease/phosphatase family protein, which produces MRVFWLIVLSLVFSFAGEISIATYNVENLFDCKNDGSEYADFRVGSSSWDCAAANEKISRIKEIILSLDSDIIALEEIENEEILKELAKGTQYKYVLFTAQKGAPIGLGLISKIRPVKSEIFKVPNAKTRNILKVNFELEGKNFSIFVNHFPAYKNGEAEQQKAERTLRAALENEKNAVLLGDFNTPYGSRSLLNDIIRTRSYVDLWGFLETKERYSHAVHGRKSAIDHVLLSPSFFENGELSYVFESFEVFKPAFMKDENGYVRSQDGVNLYSDHFPLRFKISTQPSGQRSGFFTKIFGFKDEVNAASQDGKNSPALGSEYKISNIDDIFSKPENSPFFLSRAVVIYKDKNGFILGEDHRGIYVFDPQNDLELGQMMDVLVTKTKIYKDALEVGAYEIKKMYDVVQPDAFMMSASMLKEARDGDVIDKISGELKGGYLQTPYGRIRVYSPKGRIFDSKNIDFERVRVKSYEGQNQLYVE; this is translated from the coding sequence TTGAGAGTATTTTGGCTCATCGTTTTATCGCTCGTTTTCAGCTTTGCCGGCGAGATAAGCATCGCTACGTATAATGTGGAAAATTTATTCGACTGTAAAAACGACGGTAGCGAATACGCAGACTTTAGAGTAGGCAGCTCGAGCTGGGACTGCGCCGCGGCAAATGAAAAGATATCGCGCATAAAAGAGATCATTTTGAGCCTAGACTCCGATATCATCGCACTTGAAGAGATAGAAAATGAGGAAATTTTAAAAGAGCTGGCTAAGGGCACGCAGTATAAATATGTCCTGTTTACCGCTCAAAAAGGCGCTCCGATCGGACTTGGGCTCATCTCAAAGATACGCCCGGTAAAGAGTGAAATCTTCAAAGTGCCAAATGCCAAAACGCGCAATATCTTGAAGGTAAATTTTGAGCTGGAGGGCAAAAATTTCAGCATTTTCGTAAATCACTTCCCGGCCTATAAAAACGGGGAAGCCGAGCAGCAAAAGGCCGAGCGGACGTTGCGTGCGGCTTTGGAAAATGAAAAAAACGCCGTGCTTTTGGGCGATTTTAACACCCCATACGGCTCGCGCTCACTCTTAAACGACATCATCAGGACAAGAAGCTATGTGGATCTATGGGGATTTTTAGAGACCAAAGAGCGCTACTCGCACGCCGTTCATGGCAGGAAAAGCGCGATAGATCACGTTTTGCTCTCGCCGTCGTTTTTTGAAAACGGCGAGCTAAGCTACGTTTTTGAAAGCTTTGAAGTGTTTAAGCCGGCGTTCATGAAGGACGAAAACGGCTACGTCAGGTCGCAAGACGGCGTAAATTTATACTCCGATCATTTCCCGCTACGATTTAAAATTTCGACGCAGCCAAGCGGTCAAAGAAGTGGATTTTTCACTAAAATTTTTGGCTTTAAAGACGAAGTGAACGCAGCCAGTCAGGATGGCAAAAATAGCCCTGCACTTGGTAGCGAATATAAAATTTCAAACATTGACGATATATTTTCAAAGCCTGAAAACTCGCCGTTTTTCCTAAGCCGCGCGGTCGTCATTTATAAAGATAAAAACGGCTTCATACTTGGCGAAGATCACCGAGGTATTTACGTTTTTGACCCGCAAAACGACCTTGAGCTGGGCCAGATGATGGACGTGCTCGTGACAAAAACTAAAATTTACAAAGACGCCCTTGAAGTCGGCGCATACGAGATCAAAAAGATGTATGACGTGGTGCAGCCAGACGCCTTTATGATGAGTGCTAGCATGCTAAAAGAGGCTAGAGACGGCGACGTGATAGATAAAATTTCAGGCGAGCTAAAGGGCGGATACTTGCAGACGCCATACGGGCGCATCCGCGTGTATAGCCCTAAAGGACGCATCTTTGATAGTAAAAACATCGACTTTGAGCGCGTGCGGGTCAAGAGCTACGAAGGGCAAAATCAGCTTTATGTGGAGTGA
- a CDS encoding HMA2 domain-containing protein → MNIQIDTLAQVASYFTVIAHTNGRLRVRVSPQIKEISQNVNLGTLDDTIAKINGIKNVKFNKIIGSVTIEYDHQIFPKNLWEDLLNGQNLEQISQKINAVAREVSCA, encoded by the coding sequence ATGAATATACAAATCGATACTCTGGCTCAAGTGGCCTCATATTTTACCGTGATAGCTCACACGAACGGCAGACTAAGAGTGCGCGTGAGCCCGCAGATAAAAGAGATCTCGCAAAATGTGAATTTAGGCACGCTTGATGATACGATAGCCAAAATAAACGGCATAAAAAACGTGAAATTCAACAAAATAATAGGCTCGGTCACGATCGAATACGATCATCAAATTTTCCCTAAAAATTTATGGGAGGACTTGCTGAACGGACAAAATTTAGAGCAAATTTCACAAAAGATCAACGCCGTAGCAAGGGAGGTCAGTTGTGCATGA
- a CDS encoding trimeric intracellular cation channel family protein: protein MHNIILIIEYIGIASAALSGFLFAVKKDCDWLGIFVSSFLTALGGGITRDVLVGRDVYSFTHYMPVSVVIFMLFATKLTNLHINKEGLEKKFVFIFADAIDVICFSIVGAMVATEYKYNVFGVVMVAFCNGVGGGILRDMLLNEIPWFLRTGLYGTISMGVGLVYFILHYFGIDNLFFILVLLALGILTRMLAFYKGWKLPDL, encoded by the coding sequence ATGCACAATATCATTCTGATCATCGAATACATCGGCATCGCCTCGGCGGCCTTGAGCGGGTTTTTATTTGCCGTTAAAAAAGACTGCGACTGGCTAGGGATCTTCGTATCGTCCTTTTTGACCGCACTTGGCGGAGGTATAACAAGAGACGTGCTCGTCGGCAGGGACGTTTACTCTTTTACGCATTATATGCCGGTCAGCGTCGTTATTTTCATGCTTTTTGCCACGAAGCTTACGAATTTACACATAAATAAAGAAGGTCTTGAGAAAAAATTCGTTTTTATATTCGCCGATGCGATAGATGTGATATGCTTCTCGATAGTCGGAGCTATGGTGGCGACCGAGTATAAATACAACGTCTTTGGCGTCGTCATGGTCGCTTTTTGTAACGGCGTGGGAGGCGGCATTTTAAGAGATATGCTGCTAAATGAAATTCCTTGGTTTTTACGCACCGGACTTTACGGCACGATAAGTATGGGCGTGGGTTTGGTGTATTTTATTTTGCATTATTTTGGGATAGATAATCTATTTTTTATCTTGGTTTTGCTGGCGCTTGGGATATTGACAAGGATGCTGGCATTTTATAAGGGCTGGAAGCTGCCTGATCTGTAA
- the modD gene encoding ModD protein, producing MISDAQIWEYIKSDLPFDDLTTSLQSEFLNHQAMLSISTRDDIVLSNVDIAARIAAMLGCETISKSENSQNFSAKETIFQARGSYGDLHKAWKLIQILLEYSCKISTYTNAMVRAAKAVNPTCQIQTTRKTFPFAKEFCIAAVLAGGGAIHRLNLSDSVLFFKNHIDVYENFEAFCKRIDEFKAKLPEKKIIVECETLADFKTLLNFAPDVIQCDKMAVNELREVVDLKNAAKFQPVITAAGGINLANCSKFATTGVDALITSAPYTQGMADLTASLRLI from the coding sequence ATGATAAGTGACGCGCAAATTTGGGAATACATAAAATCGGACCTGCCCTTTGATGACCTCACGACATCGCTTCAGAGCGAATTTCTAAATCACCAAGCGATGCTTAGCATATCAACTCGCGATGACATAGTGCTAAGCAACGTCGATATAGCCGCGAGGATAGCCGCCATGCTAGGGTGCGAAACGATCAGCAAAAGTGAAAATTCTCAAAATTTTAGCGCGAAAGAGACGATATTTCAGGCCAGAGGCAGTTATGGCGACTTGCACAAGGCCTGGAAGCTCATTCAAATTTTACTCGAATACTCATGCAAAATTTCAACATACACAAATGCCATGGTGCGCGCCGCAAAGGCCGTAAATCCCACCTGCCAGATACAAACGACGAGAAAGACCTTTCCTTTTGCGAAAGAATTTTGCATAGCAGCCGTATTAGCCGGCGGCGGAGCGATACATAGGCTAAATTTAAGCGATAGCGTATTGTTTTTCAAAAATCATATCGATGTTTATGAAAATTTCGAGGCGTTTTGTAAGCGGATAGATGAATTTAAGGCTAAGCTCCCAGAAAAAAAGATAATCGTAGAGTGCGAAACGCTTGCGGACTTTAAAACGCTTCTAAATTTCGCTCCTGACGTGATACAATGCGATAAAATGGCCGTGAACGAGCTGCGAGAAGTCGTGGATTTAAAAAATGCCGCTAAATTTCAGCCAGTCATCACCGCTGCAGGCGGTATAAATCTCGCTAACTGCTCTAAATTTGCCACCACGGGTGTCGACGCGCTAATAACCTCCGCACCATATACGCAAGGCATGGCGGATCTGACAGCATCTTTAAGGCTTATATAA